One Flavobacterium cerinum genomic window, ATGATCATCAGTTCTTAAAGAAAAAAAACGCATAAAAAAATACTAATGGGTTTAAAACTAAAAATATGTAGCGGTTTGTTTGTGTTGGGAACTTTTTCCGGCTTTTCACAAGAAACAGATAGTCTTGCTACTAAGGTAAACAAGTTAGATGAAGTCGTAGTAACCGGACAATATAATCCGCAATCGGTGAAAAAATCGGTTTTTGAGGTGAAAGTAATCACCAGAGCCGATATCGACAGACAAGCCGGTAACAACCTGGCAGATATATTAAATCAAACCTTAAATATTAATATTATACCAAATGCTTCAACCGGAAAATCAGGTGTACAGTTGTTTGGTCTGGATGCGCAATATTTTAAAATATTGGTAGATAATATTCCGGTAGTAAACGATGAAGGTTTAGGGAATAATACTGACTTGACTCAAATCAATCTGGATGATATTCAGCAGATCGAAATCGTCGAAGGTTCTATGGGAGTTGATTACGGAGCTAATGCCGTTTCGGGTATTATTAATATAATCACCAAAAAATCATCGCAACACAAATGGGAAGTAACTCCTTATATTCAAGAAGAAACCGTTGGAAAGGAATATAATTTTAAAGATAAAGGCAGACATATCCAGTCGATAAAAATCGGACACAACTTTACCGATAAATTTTATGCCAATGCGATGTTTACGCGAAATGATTTTAAAGGTTTCTGGAACGATCGTATGGGAGAAAACTATGTTTTTAACGATGGTTTAAGAGGGTACGAATGGTTGCCGAAAGAGCAGTTAAATGCAAAATCTTTATTGGCTTATACAACCAAAAATTATCGTTTGTTCTATAAGTTTGAATTCTTTAAAGAAACAACCGATCGTTATAGTGCCGACGTACAACAAAATTTTGATCCGGTTACAGCAACGGATAACCCGATAGCGAAAGATGAAATTTACTCTTCAACACGTTACTATCATCACTTAAATGCTTCCGGAAAGCTAAGCGAAAACGGATTGAATTATGATGTGTCGTTCTCGTATCAGGAACAAACCCGTGATCTGGAAAAATACAATTACAGAATCCGTCAGCAAGAGCACTTCGGTACAGAAAATCTGGAATACGAATCCCGAAAAGTGTACTATTCTAAAGGATTTTTCTCCAACTTCCTTAAAAACGAAACATTTA contains:
- a CDS encoding TonB-dependent receptor plug domain-containing protein → MGLKLKICSGLFVLGTFSGFSQETDSLATKVNKLDEVVVTGQYNPQSVKKSVFEVKVITRADIDRQAGNNLADILNQTLNINIIPNASTGKSGVQLFGLDAQYFKILVDNIPVVNDEGLGNNTDLTQINLDDIQQIEIVEGSMGVDYGANAVSGIINIITKKSSQHKWEVTPYIQEETVGKEYNFKDKGRHIQSIKIGHNFTDKFYANAMFTRNDFKGFWNDRMGENYVFNDGLRGYEWLPKEQLNAKSLLAYTTKNYRLFYKFEFFKETTDRYSADVQQNFDPVTATDNPIAKDEIYSSTRYYHHLNASGKLSENGLNYDVSFSYQEQTRDLEKYNYRIRQQEHFGTENLEYESRKVYYSKGFFSNFLKNETFNLQAGYEVSSVNGYITSLAGLFNGENIERELNSYDVYASSEINFNKKFSIRPGVRMLMSSKFDTQAALSLSAKYAFDNGYELRAIVGTAPRLPNFDELYTYMVDVNHNIQGNPDLNPEQGKSIFLHLKKDTKFNEAFTMQNKLSGWFMDVKDRIEMIIIQQSPLVYQYNNIDVYKTWGLSLTNTAQYKNFTGNFGVTFAGISKVLDSSVLSNDDFLYGFQINANTSYTLPKWGTVFSAYVKYNGPQYQFVERGGVLERGKQNPFTWLDATIKKTFLDKKLEATIGARNLLDITTINTTATEAGAHSSAGTNILMGYGRSYFLKLLYKLNM